A single region of the Gossypium arboreum isolate Shixiya-1 chromosome 12, ASM2569848v2, whole genome shotgun sequence genome encodes:
- the LOC108458639 gene encoding uncharacterized protein LOC108458639: MARWKILLSEFDIIYMSQKAVNGSAIADFLASRALENYEPLNFDFLNEEIVYVAAAEEDNTKGHCWKLSFDGASNAMEYEACIMGLRAAIERRIKSLEVYGDSALVIYQLRGEWETRDSKLINYRRLVLRLVEEFNNITFNYLPREENQMADALTTLASMIKVSRQEDVKPIQMSIYEAPSYCYNIEEEERDDHP, translated from the exons ATGGCTAGGtggaaaattttgctttctgaatttgacataatttacaTGAGTCAAAAAGCTGTAAatgggagtgcaatagcagattttctggccagcCGAGCTTTAGAAAATTATGAGCCCTTGAATTTTGACTTCCTCAATGAAGAGATAGTGTATGTAGCAGCTGCTGAAGAAGACAATACAAAAGGTCACTGTTGGAAATTGAGTTTTGACGGAGCCTCAAATGCTATGG aatatgaagcatgtatcatggggCTCAGAGCAGCTATAGAACGCAGGATCAAATCattagaagtatatggagattctgcattGGTAATTTATCAACTTCGAGGTGAATGGGAAACAAGAGATTCTAAGCTAATCAATTATAGAAGGCTGGTGTTGAGGTTAGTTGAGGAGTTTAATAATATTACTTTCAATTATCTCCCGCGcgaagaaaatcagatggcagatgctttgacTACTTTGGCTTCCATGATCAAAGTAAGCCGACAAGAGGATGTGAAGCCTattcagatgagtatttatgaggccCCGTCTTATTGTTATAATATAGAGGAAGAAGAAAGAGATGATCATCCTtag
- the LOC108458640 gene encoding uncharacterized protein LOC108458640 has protein sequence MRTAGLEKTLKQWRQEVREERAKADQWEKKFQEVQARNEALERSLSESKNEKDELRARVAELERSLSLYRNRNSVTELKASLSKIKEMKGKIEELETALQSCEMRIEFLEANEEQWKNQLHHSQDQVRNRDYIMGEAVTQIREVADYL, from the coding sequence ATGAGGACCGCTGGGCTAGAAAAGACTTTGAAACAGTGGCGCCAGGAGGTTCGAGAAGAAAGGGCTAAGGCAGATCAATGGGAAAAGAAATTTCAGGAGGTTCAAGCTCGGAATGAAGCCTTAGAAAGAAGTTTGTCAGAGAgtaagaatgaaaaagatgaattaagagCCAGAGTGGCGGAACTTGAGAGATCTCTGAGTTTATACCGAAATCGTAATTCTGTGACAGAGTTGAAAGCAAGCTTAAGTAAGATCAAGGAGATGAAAGGGAAAATAGAAGAGTTAGAGACGGCCTTGCAGAGTTGTGAAATGAGGATTGAGTTCTTGGAGGCAAACGAGGAGCAATGGAAGAATCAACTTCATCATTCTCAAGACCAGGTGAGAAACAGGGACTACATCATGGGAGAAGCTGTAACGCAAATACGAGAAGTAGCTGACTACTTGTAG